GCATGTGCCTACTGTAAACCGTGTCCCCAAGAGGTGGATATTCCTCAGTGTTTCACGAACTTGAACAACGCGGCGATCTCCGGGGACTGGGCGACACAGAAAGCCAGTTACAATTATCTTTTGGCCAATAACCGCGACGGCAAGAAAGCCAGCGCCTGCGTAGAATGTGGGGCCTGTGAACCCAAGTGCCCACAGAGCATCCTCATTAGGGAAAAACTCAAGGAAGTCGTCGCCGCTTTCGAGTCATAGTTGATCCGACATTCTGGAATATCGATCTCGATGCTGTCGCCGTTCTGAATCAGGGCAATGTTGTTTTTACGATAAAGCGATGAGAAAGCCAAGGGCTTCAGCCGTCATTTGAGAGGCGCTTGGAGCACTATCAACGCTCAAAGCGCCTCTTAAATGTTTAGTAATTTCCTAAACAAACTTCAGCATTGCGTCGAGGGGCTTACGCTGTTTAGGGCGGATTGTCTCCTCTGCCGGATATCCCACGGCAATAAGAGAGGCGAATCGCTGATCTTGCGGTAAGTCCAGCAATTTACATAGGGTTTCCCTATCGAAGAGTCCGAGAACACAAGTCCCCAGCCCCTGGTCAGCCGCCTCCAGACAGATGCAGATGCTGGCCGCGCCCAGATCTCCTTTCGCGAAATACTGACTGTCTAACATGCGCCGCAACGCGGGCATGAGGATCGCGTGCTCCTCCAATACAACGATGAACGCTCCCGCCTTCGAGGCGAACTCGTTACCCAACGCTTGTCCGCACTTGGCGACCTCGGGTACAATCTCAGGATTATCGACGATCACGAAACTCCACGGTTGCGAGTTGCAACCAGAAGGGGCCAGCCGAGCAGCCTCCACACAGCGCACCAATTTATCACGTTCCACAGGGCGCGCCACGAAATTTCGACAGCTTTGTCGCGTTAAACTAAGATCCATAAAATCCTTCATGAAATTATCACCGATCCTTTCAATGATCCTTTTAATAGTACTAATACCTACCTATAAAACCGAATTGTGTAAAAGAAACCATAACTTTCATTAAATATACCCCAAAACGACGACAAATGACAGATCCATTCGTCGACCACAGTCACGAGACCAATATAAAACTATATTTCTTGGAGTCGGCTTTTGTTATACTCTCCTTGAAGACGACGAGAAGTTATAATATTTGATATGATGTTTCACAGGGCGCAAGAGGCGAAGTCGAGAGATGATAGAATAAAATAAAGGGCCGTATTTGACAAGGAGGTAGATCGTAATGAAAAAATATGTGTGCACCGTCTGCGGATATGTGTATGATCCTGCTGTAGGGGATCCAGATTCCGGCATAGCGCCAGGCACGACATTTGATGATATTCCCGACAGTTGGTCATGCCCAACCTGCGGTGTGGCTAAGGATATGTTCGAGCCGGAATAGACGAAGAAAATCGTCTTCGAGAAAACAAACGGTCGGCCAGGAGGCTGACCGTTCACGTTATTGAGAGGTGATGAAAGTGCGGGCCATTTGGGACGGGGGAGTGCAAGCCGTTTTAATCGTGATGCCGATTTTCATTTTGATTGGTATGGGATGGGTCTTGAAATACAAGGGGCTTTTGATGCCCAGTACTCTGAAAGAAAACAATTTCATCCTCTATTGGTTCACCATGCCGGCCATGCTGTTCCGAGGTATTCTCAGAGCGGACATAAACGTTCTGCAAAACCCGTTATTCTTGGTGGCTGTGTGGTCTCCCTACCTGATCACGCTTCTTCTGGTCTGGTCAGGACGCCGCTGGGAAATACCCTCGCGTTTCGCCGTACTGTCTTTGAGCGCCACTCGTGGCAATCACTTTTTCGCTGGACTTCCCATTGTCTCCCTGGCGATGGGATCGGGCGGAGTGGAGGCCGCAACCCTCATCTTGGCTTTCTCCCTGGTTATCATGCAACTCGTTTCCATCGGCAGTGGACAACTGGCGTTCTTTGGGACTCTGTCCTGGAGGTCCTTGAAGGACACGGCGCTGCAGTTGTTGAAAAA
This DNA window, taken from Synergistaceae bacterium, encodes the following:
- a CDS encoding nitroreductase family protein, whose amino-acid sequence is MDLSLTRQSCRNFVARPVERDKLVRCVEAARLAPSGCNSQPWSFVIVDNPEIVPEVAKCGQALGNEFASKAGAFIVVLEEHAILMPALRRMLDSQYFAKGDLGAASICICLEAADQGLGTCVLGLFDRETLCKLLDLPQDQRFASLIAVGYPAEETIRPKQRKPLDAMLKFV
- a CDS encoding AEC family transporter is translated as MRAIWDGGVQAVLIVMPIFILIGMGWVLKYKGLLMPSTLKENNFILYWFTMPAMLFRGILRADINVLQNPLFLVAVWSPYLITLLLVWSGRRWEIPSRFAVLSLSATRGNHFFAGLPIVSLAMGSGGVEAATLILAFSLVIMQLVSIGSGQLAFFGTLSWRSLKDTALQLLKNPLFVTCLFGLLLIFADLNHLPEWLDETLAILADISTGLALLMLGAELHVENILKMVTSVRKIALFKLVVHPIITYLIFTSLGLSREMTQAGVLLAAMPVGVNTAIIAQAMGMDSEYCSRGIAVSTLCSIVSLPLWIGLLGLA
- a CDS encoding rubredoxin: MKKYVCTVCGYVYDPAVGDPDSGIAPGTTFDDIPDSWSCPTCGVAKDMFEPE